The DNA segment AAGTGTAGTTTTAATGCCCCTCGGCTATCGAGATAACACAAACGACTGGCTCGTAAAAATGAAAAAAGTAAGAATCCCAAAAGATAATTTCGTTATAAAAAGTAAATAGTTATTTTTTTCATCTCAAAGTCATATATTAGATTCTATTTTATACAAACAGAAATCTCTTATAGACTTTGCTGTTTTGATATTTTATTCTGCGAAAACAAAAGAGAATGACGTGCACTCAACAATCGTATATAGATTGGAATCCATGGCATGGTTGTACTAAGATTAGTCCGGGGTGCAAATATTGTTATGTGTATCGGCAGGATGAGATGTATGGTTCTGAGAAGAGAAGCTGTGTTGTAACTAAGAATGCAGATTTTAATAAACCGATCAAACGGAAACGGGATAAAAGTTATAAGATAGATCCCGGAACAATTGTTTTCACCTGTTTTACCTCTGACTTCCTAGTTGAAGGTGCTGATGAATGGCGTTCTGAAGCATGGAATATGATACGTAAACGAAGTGATCTGACCTTTTTCTTTTTCACTAAACGAATTGACCGCTTTGCTCAATGCCTACCGGAGGACTGGGGGGAAGGTTATGATAATGTAATTGTGGGATGTACCGTCGAAAATCAGGCCATGGCAGATTATAGGCTACCCATATTCAAAAGCCAGAAGATAAAACATAAGGCTATTATTGTTGCTCCGATCTTAGAGCGTGTTGATTTAAGGGCATATCTTGACAATTCTATTGCGGAAGTTGCTGTCAGCGGAGAATCTGGATCCGAAGCTCGTGTTTGCGATTATGACTGGATATTGGATCTTCGTGCGCAGTGTATTGAAAAGAATATTCCTTTTCATTTCCACCAGACAGGGGCCAGATTAGTAAAGGACGGGAAATTGTATCTTGTTCGCCGCAGATTCCAAATATCTCAGGCAAACAAAGCCAATATCAACTACCGTATCGGAGCTCATGGAGAACAGATATGAATCATGCTATGACTTATTATTAATAAGGTAATTATCTAATATGTTTGCTGTTTCAAATTATTTATGTAAATTTGTCACATCTTTATTATGAAAATGAAAATATTCAAACATCTTTTGTTTCTGACTCTGTTGGTAACGGGGTCGGGAATAACCAGTGCAGCAGCACGAATGAACGGAGTTAAGTTATCTAGTCCCGACAGCCACATTATAGTCAATGCGACCATCGTCAGTAACCGTCTTACCTATACAGTTGTTGCCGACGGTTCAACGGTGATTGCCAATTCACCGCTTGGCATCACTGTCGATAGTTTGGACTTAGGAATGAATGTTATGTTTGCTTCTTCACCGACTTACAAGAAGATAGATGAGAAATATCAGATATTCGGTAATCATAGCACTGCACATAATTTAGCCAATGAGGCAGTTGTGGCGTTGACAAGTAAGGGACATAAATATCATCTTATATTACGTGCCTATAATGATGGGGTGGCTGTCCGTTATTCCCTGCCTGATGGTGCAAAACGTATTGACGGTGAGTCTACTTCATGGAGACTGCCCTTGACTGCAAAAACAGTGGCATGGATGGATCTGAACCAGTGCTATGAGGGTTTCAGTCATGTGACATCTTTCGAAAGTGTGCCTAATGATAAAATCGTGATGGGACCTCTTACTATTAATGAGGGAACTCATCTTTTGTCGATATCCGAAGCTGACTGTGAGGATTTTTCTGATATGGCGTTTGTTTGTCATGACCGAACGTTCAAGGCTTGTTTCCCTTTTGCAAAGAACGGTTGGGAGATAAAACGCCTTGCCGATGAGAATCCTTCGTCACTTAAAGGTATGTATGGAAACTTGCACGTGACTCCATGGAGAACGGTTATCATTGCAAAGAACCTGACGGATTTGGTCAATTCCGACTTGATCATGAATCTGTGTCCCGCTCCTTCGGCCGGATCTGATTATTCTTGGGTGAAACCCGGTCGTTGCCTTTGGCACTGGTGGAGCATAGGGGCACCGATATATGAAAATCAGAAAGCATGGTATGACGCTGCTGCCAAACTGAAATGGGAGTATTATCTCATTGACGAGGGATGGAGCAACTGGAAATCTGAGGGCAAAGATCCGTGGACATTACTCAAAAAGGTGATAGATTATGGTAAGAGTGTTGGTGTAAAATCGATGGTTTGGGTCAATTCCAGTGAGATGCGTAATGCGTCTGCCCGCCGTGCATACCTGGAGAAGGTTAAAGCATTAGGTGCTGCCGGTATTAAGATCGACTTCATTCCGGATGCAACTTCTCAAATCCTACAGTGGTATATGGGTGCTATGCAGGATTGTGCCGAACTCAAACTGTTATTGAATTTCCATGGTAGTGTGAAGCCGACAGGACTCTCACGTACCTATCCTAATAATATCACTCGTGAGGCTGTTCGCGGAGATGAATACCACATGAGCCGCTACGGTCGTGTAATGCCGTATGATCAGGATGTAAGTCTACCTTTCACGAGATTGATGGCGGGAGCTGCAGATGTAACACCTGTGATGCTCGATCCTCAGCAGCTCCAGTCGGCAAAGTATTCGTGGCCACACGAGTTTGCGCAGGCTATTGTATATCTTTCGCCCATCACACACTTTTGTGATCAGTATAAGTTCTACATAGAAAGCCCGATGTTCGATTTGTTTCAGACGATCCCCACCACCTGGGATGAAACACGTGTGCTTTCATGTACAGAAATGGGAAAGGTCGTAGCTTATGCACGCCGTAAAGGTGATATGTGGTGGATTGGTGTGATGAACGGAGCTGAGGCACGTACGATTAATCTCTCATTGGATTTTTTGAAGACGAAGAAAACTGCTACACTCGTTTATGACAACAACAGCTCAAATACTGCTATAGACAGACGCGAGAAAACCGTCTCACCAGATGATAAACTGGAAATAAAGATGTTACCAGGCGGTGGTTTTGTGGGTAGGATTAAATGACAGGAATAAAAATATAGCTAGCATCTACAGAAATCTATTCTGAGATTTCCAGAATGGAATTCAGTATAAGTTACCATACTTTGTCCGTAACGGACAACTCGAGAGATTAATCGGCGGTCATTATAATCTAATGTTTTTTATAAAAGCCATTCTAAATTTGCCTTCAGCCGGAACCTAAAACTCTGATTATCAAATCATTCGGCTGAAGGCAAATTCAAAGAGGATATATTGGTCACTATTGCCAAGCCATATTCAAACTCGGACTTATTATTTAATGAAGATAGGCTTTACCAATCTATAGTATTGCAAATAAGTTCTTATAGCCTAACTAACGTACATCTAATGCATATATAGTAAGTTATAAAAGTTATCATCCTAGAACTTTCGACGACGTCAAACGATCGTGCGACCCAGGTCAAACGATCGTTCTACCTAGGTCGCACGACTGTAAAGGATTATTTCCGGAATAAAGAAGCATTGCTTTTATGTATAAAAAAGGTGTTAAAACAAAGCATTTTTCATCTTTTTAAAACCAATTTTCAGAGCAAAGCACAACGACATTAAGAAAGCTCCATTTTCAACCAACCAATATTAGGTATAAGTTTTAAAAGAGTCGACCTAAATCTGAGATAAGATAAAAAGTAGCATACAAAATATCCTCTGGAAGTTGCCTTCAGCCGAATGATTTGATAATCAGAATCTTAAGTGACGGCTGAAGGCAAAACGAGAATAACTTTTCGCATTATATACTAATGTATTTATTCGAAAATATCAATATTGCGGCAGATGAGCACATGACACTTGTAGAGATTTGATTCATAAACGGATATTCACTGCGGATAATAAAAAATAAAATGAGCTCGGCGAAAAACCGAACTCATTTTATTTTTATAAGAATCCACCTTAAAGATAGACTCTCCAGAGGATATGCCTCAAATTATTTATTGATATATTTGGCAATGATATCAAGTGTAGTCTGACAGTTTACAGGCTTAGCAATAAAATCATTACAACCAGCTTCAAAAGCCGACTCCCTGTCACTCTCATAGGCATTTGCAGTCAATGCTATAATAGGAAGGTCCGGATGATCTTTACGTATGATTTTGGTCGCTTCCAAGCCATCCATTATTGGCATTTTTATATCCATCAAAATCATATCAATGCCACCTTCTGCAATTTTATCAACTGCTTCCTGTCCATTTACAGCTCTTACAATATTATAATTCTTCTTGAGAATATAAGTCATAAGAATGTAATTGCCATCATTATCTTCTGCTACTAAAATGGTCTTCATATACGTTCTCCTATCTCTATTAATTTAGTTTGATTAATTATTTTTTCCAAAGTTTACTCATTTCTTCTAGTGTTTTTCCTTTTGTTTCCGGTACAAGTTTCCATACGAATATTGCTGCAATTAGACAGATTACGCCATAAATGCTATATGTAAATACATGGCCAAAGTTATTATTTCCTCCCACGCTCAGATTAAACATTGGCACAAAAGTAGAACTTACAATCCAATTGAATACCCATTGGAAAGCTACTGCAATTGCCACTGCTTTACCTCTAATCGTATTAGGGAATATTTCTGATATAAGAACCCAACAGATAGGTCCCCATGACATCATAAACGATGCGCTATAGAACATGATGCTGACCATTGTAACAATAGAGTTATGACCAAAACTTAAGGCCACACCGCATGCGCCAACAGCCATACCTAAAGAACCTATTATAAGAAGAGGCTTGCGGCCCAATTTTTCGACTGTAAAGATAGCTACCAAAGTAAACGATATATTAATGACACCCATTATTACAGTCTGCATCATAGGATTACCCATGCCCATATCTGTAAATATACGTGGTGCATAATATAATACGGCATTTATACCTACTGCCTGTTGGAATACGCTAAGCATAATACCAATAAAGATTACCATAACTCCGTAAGTAAATAACTTTTCGGTCTTTTCTGAAACGGTATTTTTTATCTCTGCAAGGATTTCTTCAGCTTTAGCAGTTCCGTTTATTTTGCCCAAAATATGTAATGCCTTTGAGTCTTTACCTATCATTGCTAAATAGCGCGGTGTCTCTGGTACGAAGCAAATTAAGATAGCGAATATTCCTGCGGGCACAGCATTGCTTAAGAACATATAGCGCCAACCTGTTTCA comes from the Xylanibacter oryzae DSM 17970 genome and includes:
- the xylE gene encoding D-xylose transporter XylE, with translation MEYSQKGSKTYLVTIVMVAVIGGLLFGYDTAVISGAEKGLQAFFLQKGVNFVYTDFAHGITCSSALIGCIIGSALSGLCATRLGRKRSLFLAGVFFFLSALGSYYPEFLFFHYGKPTFGLLIAFNFYRIIGGVGVGLASAICPMYIAEIAPSNIRGTLVSWNQFAIIFGQLVVYMVNFFIMGSHTNPVFEISQGISTIAAGTDMWTVETGWRYMFLSNAVPAGIFAILICFVPETPRYLAMIGKDSKALHILGKINGTAKAEEILAEIKNTVSEKTEKLFTYGVMVIFIGIMLSVFQQAVGINAVLYYAPRIFTDMGMGNPMMQTVIMGVINISFTLVAIFTVEKLGRKPLLIIGSLGMAVGACGVALSFGHNSIVTMVSIMFYSASFMMSWGPICWVLISEIFPNTIRGKAVAIAVAFQWVFNWIVSSTFVPMFNLSVGGNNNFGHVFTYSIYGVICLIAAIFVWKLVPETKGKTLEEMSKLWKK
- a CDS encoding response regulator, coding for MKTILVAEDNDGNYILMTYILKKNYNIVRAVNGQEAVDKIAEGGIDMILMDIKMPIMDGLEATKIIRKDHPDLPIIALTANAYESDRESAFEAGCNDFIAKPVNCQTTLDIIAKYINK
- a CDS encoding glycoside hydrolase family 97 protein gives rise to the protein MKIFKHLLFLTLLVTGSGITSAAARMNGVKLSSPDSHIIVNATIVSNRLTYTVVADGSTVIANSPLGITVDSLDLGMNVMFASSPTYKKIDEKYQIFGNHSTAHNLANEAVVALTSKGHKYHLILRAYNDGVAVRYSLPDGAKRIDGESTSWRLPLTAKTVAWMDLNQCYEGFSHVTSFESVPNDKIVMGPLTINEGTHLLSISEADCEDFSDMAFVCHDRTFKACFPFAKNGWEIKRLADENPSSLKGMYGNLHVTPWRTVIIAKNLTDLVNSDLIMNLCPAPSAGSDYSWVKPGRCLWHWWSIGAPIYENQKAWYDAAAKLKWEYYLIDEGWSNWKSEGKDPWTLLKKVIDYGKSVGVKSMVWVNSSEMRNASARRAYLEKVKALGAAGIKIDFIPDATSQILQWYMGAMQDCAELKLLLNFHGSVKPTGLSRTYPNNITREAVRGDEYHMSRYGRVMPYDQDVSLPFTRLMAGAADVTPVMLDPQQLQSAKYSWPHEFAQAIVYLSPITHFCDQYKFYIESPMFDLFQTIPTTWDETRVLSCTEMGKVVAYARRKGDMWWIGVMNGAEARTINLSLDFLKTKKTATLVYDNNSSNTAIDRREKTVSPDDKLEIKMLPGGGFVGRIK
- a CDS encoding DUF5131 family protein, whose translation is MTCTQQSYIDWNPWHGCTKISPGCKYCYVYRQDEMYGSEKRSCVVTKNADFNKPIKRKRDKSYKIDPGTIVFTCFTSDFLVEGADEWRSEAWNMIRKRSDLTFFFFTKRIDRFAQCLPEDWGEGYDNVIVGCTVENQAMADYRLPIFKSQKIKHKAIIVAPILERVDLRAYLDNSIAEVAVSGESGSEARVCDYDWILDLRAQCIEKNIPFHFHQTGARLVKDGKLYLVRRRFQISQANKANINYRIGAHGEQI